Proteins co-encoded in one Cuculus canorus isolate bCucCan1 chromosome 22, bCucCan1.pri, whole genome shotgun sequence genomic window:
- the PPP1R8 gene encoding nuclear inhibitor of protein phosphatase 1 — MAANANPGGGGLALFECPSWAGKPPPGLHLDVVKGDKLIEKLIIDEKKYYLFGRNPDLCDFTIDHQSCSRVHAALVYHKHLKRVFLIDLNSTHGTFLGHIRLEPHKPQQIPIDSTVSFGASTRAYTLREKPQTLPSAVKGDEKMGGEDEELKGLLGLPEEETELDNLTEFNTAHNKRISTLTIEEGNLDIQRPKRKRKNSRVTFSDDDEIINPEDVDPSVGRFRNMVQTAVVPVKKKRLENPGSLTTDDSTSRRMQNFPYSGGLYGGLPPTHNEAGSQSHGVHGTALIGGLPMPYPNLAPDVDLTPVVPSTVNMNPAPNPAVFNPEAVNEPKKKKYAKEAWPGKKPTPSLLI; from the exons ATGGCGGCCAACGCCAACCCCGGTGGTGGTGGTCTCGCGTTGTTCGAGTGCCCGAGCTG gGCAGGGAAACCACCACCTGGCTTACATCTGGACGTAGTCAAAGGGGATAAACTCATTGAG AAACTCATCATCGATGAGAAGAAATACTATCTCTTCGGGAGAAATCCTGATCTGTGCGATTTCACCATTGACCACCAGTCCTGCTCTCGGGTCCATGCTGCCTTGGTCTATCACAAACATCTCAAGAGGGTTTTCCTCATAGATCTCAACAGCA CACATGGCACGTTTTTGGGTCATATCCGTTTGGAACCTCACAAACCCCAGCAGATACCCATAGACTCCACAGTTTCATTTGGCGCTTCTACACGGGCATATACTCTGCGGGAGAAGCCTCAGACCCTGCCATCAGCAGTTAAAGGAGACGAGAAAATGGGCGGTGAAGATGAAGAGCTCAAGGGCTTGCTGGGCCTGCCAGAGGAGGAGACAGAACTTGAT AACCTGACGGAGTTCAATACAGCCCACAACAAAAGAATTTCCACGCTAACCATTGAGGAAGGGAACTTGGATATTCAGAGACCAAAGAGAAAACGGAAGAACTCCAGAGTGACATTCAGTGATGATGATGAAATCATTAATCCGG AGGATGTGGACCCTTCTGTCGGGCGTTTCAGGAACATGGTACAGACAGCGGTTGTCCCTGTTAAG AAAAAACGATTGGAGAATCCAGGCTCATTGACCACAGATGATTCCACATCACGCCGTATGCAAAACTTCCCCTACAGCGGAGGATTGTATGGTGGTTTGCCTCCAACTCACAACGAGGCAGGTTCCCAGTCGCACGGTGTCCACGGGACAGCACTCATTGGTGGCCTACCCATGCCCTACCCCAATCTCGCCCCAGATGTGGACTTGACTCCTGTCGTGCCCTCAACAGTTAACATGAACCCAGCTCCAAACCCTGCTGTCTTTAATCCTGAAGCTGTGAACGAACCCAAGAAGAAGAAATACGCAAAGGAGGCCTGGCCGGGGAAGAAGCCAACCCCTTCCCTCTTGATCTGA